In Gossypium hirsutum isolate 1008001.06 chromosome A10, Gossypium_hirsutum_v2.1, whole genome shotgun sequence, the DNA window CAATGGAAAGAAACCAAATCTCCCATAATTTGTAAGTAAAGATTAAGTACTATAGCAGTCTTGGGAGAGGCTTCAAACTTTGTTGTTCAGATTGTTTAGGATTTAGAACTCCCATTCCCCTTAGAGAGAATGCAGTTCATTATTTTGATGCTGTCTTGGTTTTTGCGACAAAAAGAGCATGAGTCGTGAAAGTTGAGGCCCTCAAGTTCATGAAGCTTCTCGTAGGTAGGATTCGGAGCACACACTTTCATAGATAAACTTTTAATTTCGGTGCTACTCTCAATTTCAGGAGATATCTCTGGATCATGAGAAATGACCCCTGGGTTAGAGGTTCGGATGTTATATGCACTTGCAAGTGtggaaaaaaaagagttaaaaataaaaatagacaaGGAAAATGAGATAATAGAATTATCCAAAGAACCCTACTGCAGTGAAACAATGATAAACCATTACTAGTGCCCAAAATAAATGCTACCTTTCCCTTATTGTGATTATCAGTTACACTTGATAAACACTTTTATACCTCAATGTACCTACCATCACATcataattttaaatgtttaaaatatatctatcgggtttttactttttaaaaatttagaatttaattcctgtatatatattttcaagaatttaaacttttcaaattttcaaattcaagtctttaatattgttatttcttttgttaaattaaagttaattacaacaattattttttaattacataactATTGAGTaaatagttatttattttaaaatgtcacaacaacaaatttaacataaaaataattaacaatgttaacaattaaatataaattttaaaatataaaaataaaataaaattgaatttctAGAAATACATaagactaaattcataattttctaAAACTACAATGGCTATAGacaaattttaatcttttaatataaACCCTTCCAACTTGGAATAACAAACAGAAGTCCGAAAGGAACCGAATCTTGGTAGAATATCTAGTATAATGACTTCATTAAACAACTAAGTTAAATATTCCAAACAATTTTTAACTAAAGTTGAGTGAATGCACTAAAACATTTTTAAAGAGTGAAAATGTTCTTTTCaaacctttatttttattataaatataattttacttattatttaatacaatatttttcatttaaaaaatttaaatataatatttttataattacataataattatataataaaattattattttacataaaaatagttttaacaaattttaattataataaaaatatttttatatactattatttttaattattatttgatacaaatatgattttaatgatttattaaatccataatcatattaataattataatttttttttaatagtcaTTTAATTATACTTGAATGCAAACACATAATTTAGCATATTTTTAAGCATATATATTGCgactattttaatttctttttaatatacATTACCAATCCATTCATATATATGAATACTAAGgttacttaaaaatatattttaagtaattacttttatgaaatttattttgtttttgtttttgaacAAGTTAGATATACACAATCCCGACCTAACTATAATACTATAGTTAAAGTTCAAGTGAATCTTTTTTTATGGCCTAAATTTCGCCGCCCAATAGAGTAAGTCTTTGCGCCTTATCACATTTGAAAAGTGTTATTGAGTCTAAAAATGCTTTTGGAATAAGCTTGAGCCGAATTACTactgaaatttattttaaatatgtaaccttctatatttaaatttataatggttaaattttaataatattttaaatataaattttatatccaatttctatttcatatattaaaatattaattatgagttacaataaattattttttatattattactaaaatatcataagattaatgaatgtgaacattatttaaatagatatttgtaacacccataactcgTATCtatcgctgaaatagggttacggagcattactgtacAAACAGAACATTAAACATTTATCTCATACATCATTGCAAACATAATCTAATTACATTCAATCACGTACATAACGTCCCTTAAACAAGCTCTCGAGGCTCTAGAAATGCCTTAGGAATAACTCGGGACCAAATTGGAGACACACGCCGGTGTCTCAGtccgtgtaacaatcgaaataaggacacatgaccgtgtcccagctcgtgtccttacccatgtaactctctgagttggatcacacggtcaagccacacgcccgtgtgtcagactatgtaactttcgaaataaccacacacgctcatgtgccaggCTATATAATAGCTTGACTTGCATGCATTAAAAATTAAAGAGGACACACGACTGAGTCACATGCCcggtctcaggccgtgtggacatgaatttgccCTAAAACAAACCATTTCCATCTCTAATTCAAGCAATCATCTAAAGACCTTTAGAACACCTAATCAAAGAATCAAAACATGACTAAAACCGACATGAAATAACCAATCCAATAGTCCAaattcattcaaccaatatgtcataTAAGGCACCCCAAATgcaaacatacaaacttacctaaacatatgcactttaccacatttcaatcatACACACATAGGTCAATCCCATTTCCAAAACTTACCATATCTTGACCATATTGAATTTAACTCATCACATACCATTTTGGCCATTCAAATATGCATCAAATCATTTCCACATTAACACATACTAATAAggcaccaaaagtaccaaaagtataccaaccaaaacaacttatacatgccaaacttaTTAACTAACCTTCAACTAATTGTCAtaacaagtccacctatacatgccattataaccttagataaaacatcaaaaactaccgaaatttATGGTAGAtaatgtgatagatctccgataaGCTTCCAATTATCTATAAaatataggaaagaaaactatgtaagcacataatgcttagtaagttcgtaaaacatgaacataacttaccatttatttacATAACATTAAGATTAAGCATAATATAATTCAACCACAAGCTTAGGGTAACAACCCTAACCAATATCCGTCGTCAGAACATGGTTACGGAGCCATTACCAGGATTTACAAATCGAATAATAGACATTTCATATTGTCTAGAAAACATATCTTAAATCATTcgtaaagtcccttatatgagccttcgaggcccaaaatacacattagaaataagttgggactaaaccgggtactcaaagaatttttcagaaaacatcaaaatttttcaaaggagcaggggacacatgcccgtgtggccaggccgtgtggcccacacggtcaagagacacgtccgtgtctcaagccgtgtgggcattcaaagttGGGGCACACTGCCGTGTCCCAACCTGCGTCCAGATTAGGGTacttactgacttgggttacacggccaagccacacgcctgtgtgctaggcagtgtgagcatactgacttgtcaAATTTaagtacaggggtcacacggccaagtcacacaccgtGTGAAAAAATCCTGGATATTTTGTTTTGCAATTTaatagatgcaggggacacatggccaaaccacataCCCGTGTGTTTGGCCATATGACACACGCGGCTCAAACACATGCCCGTCTCTCTGCctatgtggacgaaaataggccatttcaagGCCACAATTCTCACCTATTTTTTGATTTCAGCCTAAACACTTCAAATTTCACACTCATAGGCCATAATAAGGCCTTCAATACAACCAACTCAAGCTCTAAACATGTCATAATATCTCATATATTATAGCATTTAAAATTTACCATATTGATCAAAACACATAGTTTCACACTTATGCCAAATAtactatattatttaatttaccaACATGCCTATAAACTATCCATCACTTAACCACACCAAACATATATCAAGCATGATAagaccacatatacatatataagttgATTGTaattatatacaaaatataatGCATAATATTTACACAAACCAACTTTAATCAAATCCTtaccaaccctatacatgccatatgaacCATAGTGTACGTTTCAAAAACTACTGGAATAAACTGGTTAGTGTGACTTGATGTACTGATCCGATCTTTCGACCTTTCGAGaatctacaaagacattaaacaacacaagtaagcttaatgaagcttagtaagttcaataggttaaacataaatcttatcgAACATATTATAACAAATCAATTAAATAGATTCATTCAATGTAAATTCCTGCCaatcacaacttcaatcgatGAATACACTTATTTCAGATCAATATCAATGACAAATAATACGCCTTTCTATTTCAATTACATAATCACTTACCAAATCTTCTCAAACCAGAGAACGGTTTATGGATAAGAGCACATCGTTTTCAAAATCTTGGAGGCTGAATagaagctcatgcgagctaaatagaaacccataagggttaaacgaaagctcgtaagagctgaacggaaacccataaaggttaaacagaagctcaaagAGCTGAACAGAcactcatatgagttaaacaaAAGCTCGTAATAGCTGAACGGAAAGTAAACAtgaaagttcgcaacaaatgttgaacctcggtttacttgagtaatttgctatcattttcctccaATGCTGTCAATTCGCCGAATGTCGAATGTACTCAAATTTTGCGTTCCATTTAATCCgaatattcaattcaaatttataaatttaacaatatttcattttcaacaatagaataaatatataataccattcatcaattcaatataaatattaaagtttaaccgtacgaacttacctaggttaaattgtaatatttgCAGCAGTTCAGGGATTATTctgctaatttttctttttcacgagtatctaacggatcttgatctaaaatataaaattactcattcattaccagatattttagttctaatttatttcacaattaataccccttaatttttgaatttacacaattacccaaacttttacaaccttttcaatttagtccttaactaattaatcttatcaaattaactaatttttatcaattaataatttatctaaatattctaggctatcataCAGCCCTTGATAAAACTGAAATTTAATACTATACCCTAATTCTTTAATTCttcacaatttgatcctaaaatcaatatttaacaaaatcactttataaaatcatcatacaacaacaTTAAAGCTCTAAACCCATGTTATTCATTTAAAACACGTAATACTCATCAATgtcaactttcaaaattttcaataaaataaaaaactaaggtATTATTAAgttggacttaattgtaaaagtctcaaaaacataaaaattacaagaaaagagtaATAATTAAAGTCACATGGAGCTaaaatatgaaaaccagctttaagagctcttcaatggtgtttttggaaagaaatttgaagaagaattgcctagaaacctttttaatttctaatttgtaTATATAATTTCAAACAATGTACTTTTTTGCcattaaattacattattttattatttttatttgtttatgccGCCTCATGCCTTCTATTTAGGCATATTTACTCCTTAAGTCCTTCCTTGTTtaataattaagtcatttaatcacttatttcttataattaacaagttttgcatattttcaatttagtcatatttaattaattaactatcaaattgttaaaattttctaacgaaactttaatactaccttaatgacactctgtaaatatttgtagaaatatttacgactcgatttatagaattgtggtctcaatacctcattttctaaaccacttgacctaataaatcattataaaacacaagttactaattcaaaaatctttctaaaaccaaatttaactcgtaaatactaaataataaaatttacaaacttacgcgtcggatttggtggccttgAACCACTGTTTTTGTACTActgaaaatcgggctgttacacttggcacaagcctaaacaccatcaacaacacatgttagtgcattcaaacataattcacatgaatttaacataaggtaagtcattatacatgaacatacttcatttgaattcatcattttcattaacTTAAGCATACTTCCATTGAAACTTACCATTTTAACCCTTTTTCATAATTATATGATATAGTTCATCTGAACACTTActgttcctttccttttcatgcccgttgaaccatttagaatatcatcagaTAGATACTCAAgaaagctcacatgaagtgtgctTAACATAAAACCATAACCTTTCATTTACATCATTGTTCACACGAGTTGTaggtcaaaatgtaagctacacgatgctgctcaaaTGAGCTTTGGAGTATCCggaacaaatgtaggacctcatccATCGGTAAGATATTCAAGAtcaacacccaaaacatgaaatccctaatgacatgttatttgtatcttacaaattcctaaggttcgacTGAGACTTGATAACCATCATAACATCGTTGGATATTTATCATTCAATTACATAACAAATTTTTAACGTATAATTGAAATTATCATTAAAAATGGTActttttcatatgaacttacctcaacgacAAGGGCATAGAAATGAGATCTactaatccgaggctttagcttttcctcgatctagattcgtacgtggtctatcttgatctaaatagacaaattcaatccatttaatacttctattattcaattcagcccatatttcgtatttttaaaaaattataattttgcccctaacattttaacttttcacaatttaatccttaaactcaTAAAtcgaaatctaagcattttcatcttttttttaagCTAGCCAATTTCTCTAGGGACCTAtatcaaaccataaaaataatcattttacaaatttaccatgaatttttaccatttttacacataagtccctaaatgacattttcatcaaaaatcactttacaacacttgtttatttaacaagaactcataatcttccattaaacatcaagaatcatgtaagaaaattcatggtaaaaccctaaatatttaacaattttacaaattgatcctcgGGCTAGCTAagttaagctacaacgatatcgaaaacataaaaatcattaaaaacgagctcaagaatcacttacatgcaatggaTGTTCTTATCCAAATCAATGAACCCTAAAATGAAATCCAATGGAAGAAGATGAATGCATAGgaaatgaaattttgttttatttaattttaacctttatttacctAATTGCCAAAATAACCtgaaaaactttaataatttcaacaaaacattgccatgaatatccactaactataagaatggtctaattaccatataatcccattcattttaaagtttcatagccttTAGatccatttaactaatagaactctacttttgtactttttatggtttagtccttttcatgtaattaagcatgcaaacgttaaaatttcttaacgaaatttaaATACAACCTTACTAAAATCacatatacattaaaataatagtaaaatattaatttactcattagatttgtggtcccaaaaccattgttccaatttcACTCAAAACGGCTGTTACAACATACTTTACAACATCATGTCTAATATgttcattttatttctcaaaagtaatttttgacaacaatattaaggaattaaattctaaactcctaaatattttttttataacactTTCTAGCAATGAAAAACTAGTCCTAAAATCATTGTAGGCACACTAACCTTGGCACCATGCAaacaaatatttatgaaatttattaaaaaattaaaaacacacacaaaggaatttaagaaaaataaaatttgaaatagatGAGATGTAGGGGAAGAAGGGTATCAAAGAGAGAGAATAtttgtatttgaaattttgaactaacatgcacatctctctcattttctctcctctCATCAATCTAGTTTGAAAGGAGTTTATGTATTAGGATCAAAAATGATCATCTCTTCCATTTTATTTCCTCTTACATTTCTTTCTAACCAAGCACactcaaatttattttctttgcacacttcaaatttattttcttttcacttttccaCTCCATTCTCGCATCCCTCCACTTTTTCGACCAAGTAAGCATATCgaagtgaaagaaaaagaaggattGGAAAaggatttttccttttcttttcattaagatatgttattttgttattatttaaaaaaaataaaccagTAAACTAAGTCGTCACGTAATGAGAAATTAATGAATTCGACCCTAAACACTCCTACCCCTCTTATATAATAATTCAGGGTGCACTTAAATTCCAACAGATGGTGAGTGCCATGTACAAGGAAGAGCCAAAGAATAACTGTGGGTTCATCAATCTATCTCCCTgcatatctcaaaatcattcAAATATGGCACACTAAAATTGTCAATTCTGTCAGCAATCCAAGGTTGCAGTTTGAACTTGGTTTTATTCCTATTATACAAAATCCACCACACAATAGTACACCACAATCTAACAGCTTCCAACTCCATCACATTGTACACGTTGgtgaaacattaaaaaaaaagtccTCTCCAATTTTATAGACTTTACAATTGAACATATTTAGGTTTCATACCTTATGTGCCTCCTTGTAGTCTCTTAACATATGAATGATGGTCTTACAGGTCCTCCCACACAAACAACAAAAATCGTCAACAATTATGTGTCTCATCCTCAAGGTGCTACTCGTAGGCAAAATGGTGTATATTCTAGACATGTTAGTTTCTAATTCCATAAGCGACTCagtgtaacacctcatactcaaCTCAATCGTTGAGTCCGAGCTATGAGATGCTACGAtcattgatttaataaatttaaaacatcatggaacatatcatcatttgaatacataaataattaacatttaagtacataatgttgagaaatgtgcccatattgtagtaaacatgtaattgttttctatgtatttaaacgatgaataaataaataaagttaatttcacgtttcactattatgtcttttgtgtttttgtcttTTACATGCATAgcgtgtaacaccccatacccggccCAGTAGCTAAACCCGAGCTATGGAACGCCaaattagccacctaagtgactctccaTTTAAAACCAACCTATCCTCTAACACACCACAAGTTAAAACATTAAACATGCTTAAATTACTAATATGCAGCAGAATATCACATAAGTACTTTTTTCAAAACACTTAAATTAGCTTTTTGTAGGCGGTATTCTAAGATTAAGTAAACAGTTATCTCATTAGCCGTATGATACACAAATCATCATCAGGGTTCGCTCCTAGCATAGCTCGTACATTCTAAGTCCTCACAGAGTAAGTCTCTTTAAGTAGGATAGGTTTCGCGAACAACCCTTACGTATTTAGATACTATGAACATGTTTCGCAAGGTTTTTCCTATtctgtatataaaaaattattaaaggttCGCCGGTAGCAGTTCGCCAATTGTTAGGGTTCGTACATTGCACAGTTCGACAACCCTATCACTTTGCAGCAACCTTGGCAAACTCTATATAAGTTAGTCAGTTTTGATTATATCATGCTTTTGCTTATGATGAACACTCTATTTTAGATTAAATACTTAAGTATGAACTTGTAGATTAAGAAAACATCAAACCATACTTAGACTATATTTATATACTTGAAATTCAGGTTTGTATTTATATAGTTTTATCGGTTTGCAATAggtatttaaaaacataaaaaataaactaagtcCTAGAACGATCGGCAAAGTCAACATATAGAAATATAATATCTCTAAGCCCAAGCAGAATCCCATATTTCTTTTATGTTCAGAGTTCGCTTGTACCACCTTTCCAGTGTTTATGCTTCTTCTAGGTCACTCACCTTACTATTACACCCCGTGCGATCTAACTATTTGCAGTGTTTAGAAAGGAGTGTGCGAGCTTTTGTGAACTCAGTGAATATACAGGATAATCACATAACATGCACATAAACATAAGTTaaataagagttttaaaaaatttattgtcCTACGAACTGGTTTGCCATAtttacattgtaacacccctaacccgtctccatcatcagattagggttacggagtattacgatacatatcaaaataattagcatcattaaaccattcatttattaatttaaataacaacattccaatttaaatttcattcatagcataattaCATTTACGGACCTTAAAACAAGCTTACGgaaccttaaaaatagtttgggaacaatcaatgactaatttgaatcaaaacagaaaaatatggaaaaacttaaaaattttggaaatagggtCACGAAATTCTCGCACTCTCCTAGGCGACTCGTGATTAAACAGGACTCCATTATAGGTGAAGATGCCGTAAGCTTCCCAGTAATTCATGGTGTACTAATGTGCCGCGCATTTAGAAGCTGAGATAGGGATCGGAGGTGAAGTGGGGTAGTTTCAGATTGTGGGGAAGGAGTGGATCCGTACATTTTGGACGATCCAGCTTGGTAGTACTTGATGTGGCTTCAACCCGTGGCGACGATGTGGGATCTAATGGCTTCCAACAAGCGGAGGGCTCTGGTGGCCACGACGTCAGCAGTGTAATCGAGGATTTCAAAAGAGATGGTGACGTGGGATTGTGCCACAAGATTGTAAACCTTGTCGGGTCGGATGGTGTCGAGccagaaacaaagaaaagaagtGCCGAAGAGGTCAGCGTAATGGAGCTTCATCCGAGCCTTATGGGCATTGTGGAGGTCGATATAGATGTGGTTGATATGCTGCGTATTGAAGTTAAAAGAACAGTGAATCAAGCTGTGGACCTCGTATCCTTTGTTGAGGAGGAATTTGGTGAGATATGAACCATCTTGACCAGTGATGCCAGTGATCAACGTAATCTTACACTCAGGGATGACGTCACCATTAATGGCGGGAGATCCGGCCTTGTAACTTTCAATATTGGCTGCCATTGGAATGTGAAGGAAGGGTGAGAGTTTTGAGAGGAAAAATGAAGACGACAAGGGTTCTGTcagtgattttattttataaagagTGAGCAGAGTTTAGGAGGAGAGATAAAAAGGATAAAATggtcaattaataaattataaatacccTTGCCCTAATGAggtcaaatataaaattttttattttactaagaTAAAAATTTAGGAAAGTCACTGTATAGGGGTAGATAGCATTTCgatctttttaataaaaatgagtaaattaatctttatatacTTCAATATGtgcaaattagtttttttttcttttggttaaaatatatccGTTAAGAATGTTAAATTTATGTTGAAAACTATTTTTtatgggtaaattataaaaatggttaCCCAACAATGCCTTTCcctctattttggtcactcaactattatttttttttatttagtaactaaaatttttgaaattaaatatagtCAACTAATGTGagttttttttattggtctagtaacaaaattagcccgctaat includes these proteins:
- the LOC107896142 gene encoding GDP-mannose 4,6 dehydratase 2, producing MAANIESYKAGSPAINGDVIPECKITLITGITGQDGSYLTKFLLNKGYEVHSLIHCSFNFNTQHINHIYIDLHNAHKARMKLHYADLFGTSFLCFWLDTIRPDKVYNLVAQSHVTISFEILDYTADVVATRALRLLEAIRSHIVATG